From Thermodesulfobacteriota bacterium, one genomic window encodes:
- a CDS encoding type II toxin-antitoxin system RelE/ParE family toxin, with product DQVKVLDRIEMHLVYEPSRQSKSRIKRLRGDLFPPFRLRVDEFRVYYDVDEAANKVIIYGVIRKEDAVAWLGQKIVKRREE from the coding sequence TGACCAGGTGAAAGTGCTAGACCGCATCGAAATGCATTTAGTCTATGAGCCATCACGTCAAAGTAAGAGCAGAATTAAAAGGCTGCGCGGAGATTTATTTCCACCTTTTCGATTGCGGGTTGATGAGTTTCGTGTTTATTATGACGTGGATGAAGCAGCGAATAAGGTCATTATCTATGGAGTCATACGAAAAGAAGACGCGGTAGCGTGGCTTGGCCAAAAAATAGTAAAGAGGAGGGAAGAATAA